The DNA segment GCGATCGGGGCCGGAGACCGTCACCACGCCACGATGCGAGAGGTCGACGATCGCTCGGCCCTGCTCGAGGCGTCGCTGCTCGACGAGCGGATTGCCGTAGTGCGCGGCGACGCCCTCGTCGGGCGCCTCGGCGGGAACGGCGCCCGGGAGCGTGAGGAACGGCGACCCGGTCATCAGTCGACCTTCGCGAGTCGGCCGGAGGCGTGGGTGCGCAGGTCCTGCCCGAGCGCCGCGATGTCCCACGCCCAGAGCAGGTGGTTCTCGACGAGGCCGTACAGCCGGGTCGCTGCCGCGTACTCCTTCGCCCCGGCCGTGCGCATGACGGCGTCGGTGGCGAGGTCGATGCGCGGTCCCTTGACCTGGCCGAGGTACAGCTCGCTGACCCCACCCGGGTGCACGAGCGCGACCTCGAGGTCGAAGCCGCCGGCGTCGTTGCGCAGCGTCTCGACCGACTCGGCGTCCGGGTAGCGGCGGGAGCCGACGGCTGGCAGCATGCCCGGACCCGGATCGCCCTCGCCGAGCGGGCGCGCCAGGCGCCAGTACCCGGTCTCGGAGGCGATCGCGACGGGCTCGCCGTCGGGCTCGGTCGGGAACAGCCAGGTCGAGGAGGTGTAGTTCAGGTAGGGCAGGCCGTCATGGCTGAAGCTCACGCGCTGGCCGAACTCGTGGGTGACCGAGTCGTCGCCGACGGCGTAGTCGATGACGCCCGACCCCTCCCAGACCCCGATGAGCCAGGAGAGCGGAACGAGTTCCGCGGGAAGGTCGACCGGCAGTTCGATCACGGTCTAGCGCTGGCCCTTGAAGAGCTTGAAGACGACGACCCCGCTGATCCATGCGATCGTGAGGCCCGCGAGACCGAGCAGGCCGAGGAAGAAGAGTTCGAGCGCGAGCAGGGAGGACATGCGGCGAGTCTACCGGGTGCTCAGAGGAGGACCGGCAGCAGCGCGAGGGTGCCGACCGCGACCACGACGACCGCACCCGCGATCGATGCGCTCACCCGCCCGACGTACCCGCGCGGCTGACGCGAGGCCAGCTGGAGCAGCAGCCCGGCGATGACGGATGCCGCGAGCACGATGCCGAGCATCGCGAGCGCGGCGTACGGCCCGGCGTCGCCGAACCACACGTGCCGACCGTCCCAGGCGAGCCCCACGACGAGCGCCGTGCCGAGGAGCGCGAGCGCCCAGGTGATCGGCGCGCCCCAGCGCACCAGCCCACCGCTCGCGCCCGACGTCTCATCGCGGGCCGTACCGTCTGTCGCCATTTCCGTCTCGCACCGTTCGTCGTGGGGCTAGTATGGTCCGCACCTTACTACTGGAGGGTGTGCGTGGCGCAGCTGCTGATCCTGACGCCGGCAGCAGACGAAGACGTCCTCCCGGCCCTGACACTCCTGACCCATCGGGTGCGCGTGATCCCCGCGTCGCCCGAGCAGCTCGTCCGCGCGCCCGATTCCGACCTCGTCCTCCTCGATGCACGGACCAACCTCGCCGGTGCCAAGGCACTGTGCCAGATCCTCCGGAC comes from the Agromyces marinus genome and includes:
- a CDS encoding nitrobindin family protein, yielding MIELPVDLPAELVPLSWLIGVWEGSGVIDYAVGDDSVTHEFGQRVSFSHDGLPYLNYTSSTWLFPTEPDGEPVAIASETGYWRLARPLGEGDPGPGMLPAVGSRRYPDAESVETLRNDAGGFDLEVALVHPGGVSELYLGQVKGPRIDLATDAVMRTAGAKEYAAATRLYGLVENHLLWAWDIAALGQDLRTHASGRLAKVD